One region of Tamandua tetradactyla isolate mTamTet1 chromosome 6, mTamTet1.pri, whole genome shotgun sequence genomic DNA includes:
- the LOC143686340 gene encoding myelin P2 protein translates to MCNRFLGTWKLVSTEHFEEYMKALGVGLATRKLGNLAKPSVTISKKGDIITIRTESTFKNTEISFKLGKEFEETTADNRKTKSIVTLERGSLNQVQKWDGKETTIKRKVVDGKMIVECKMKDVVCTRTYEKV, encoded by the exons ATGTGCAACAGATTCCTGGGCACGTGGAAACTGGTTTCTACTGAGCACTTTGAGGAGTACATGAAAGCCCTGG GTGTGGGGTTAGCCACCAGAAAATTGGGAAACTTGGCCAAACCCAGTGTGACCATCAGCAAGAAAGGAGATATCATAACTATAAGAACcgaaagtacttttaaaaatacagagatCTCCTTCAAGCTAGGTAAGGAATTTGAGGAAACCACAGCTGATAACAGGAAAACAAAG AGCATTGTCACCTTGGAGAGAGGCTCTTTGAATCAAGTtcaaaaatgggatggcaaagAGACAACAATAAAGAGAAAGGTGGTGGATGGAAAAATGATAGTG gaatGTAAGATGAAGGATGTGGTCTGCACCAGAACCTATGAGAAGGTCTGA